The DNA region CGTTAGTCAACCACTGTGCCTCTTCGTCGAGGAAATTGACTTACGTTTGGGTCCAGATGCTTCTTCGACCTCGCAAAAGCCTCCCTCGTATTCTTGGTCCAATGAGGTCTGCAGGGGAACTCGTCGATCAGAGCATTGGCAACCTTGCGATCTATTTTCTCTCAGGTTAGCCCCCTTgtgaagaaaagagagacaAAAAGTAGCGGCACGCACAAAACGGCTCGTTAAACCTCTTCTCATCGCCCACACTCGGTCGGTACGAGGGAAAGTCAAACATGATCGTCCCCTTTGACCAATCCACCCCGTCAGAAGTGTTGTATGTCTGCTGCCCAAGAAAGTCAAAATAGTGCCGACCGACTGTTTACCCATTGTCAGCGCATTCTCGCCTTTTCATACACACTCAGGAAAGACTTACACTTGATATTAATCCCGCTCCTATACGTACTCGTCATGATaatccccctcttcaactcCTCATCAAATAGccctctcgctctcttcAACACCGCATTCGCCATCGTTACCGGGAAGGCCAGCTCAAGGGTGTAAGCCCTCAGCCCATAGTCCCACTGAGCCTTTTGGTCTGGGTAGAGACCACCGATCAATACATCATAGTTCCAACCATAAACCGGCCACTTGTCAATAGCTTTGTTCGTCGTCTTCTCCCTAAAGTTTGGCTTCTCCCACTGCCCAAAAAAGATCGCCTCCATGAGCATGTTGGATGTGGGCAAGTACTTCCCGCTGTTGAGCAAATTCTTGGCAGCAAACGCCTCGAGGTCGGTCACAGAAAAGGTGTTTTGGAAGCCTTGCTGCTCGGTGAAGTTGGCGGGGACAACATCGTAATATCGCTGGTGAAACTTTCTCTTGTAGGGCCACCACCAGAGATTCGCTGTTGCGTACGGGGCAATCATGCCGTAGATGTCGCCCTCGAGAATTTCCTTTTCGTCGAAACTGTCCTGGCTGTCAGTCTGTCGTCCGGCGGTTGATGGGGTCAAGTATACTCACGTGTTCTGCTTGGCATAAACCTTGCTGTCAGGATAGATCTTGAGTTTTATCCTCGCAATAATTCCCAACAATCCCAGACTGGTCGAAGCAGCCAaccagtcatcatcactttcattcctttttacttttctgatctccccctttccatcaaTGATATCCATGGCCAACACacccgccgccaccatcgAGTCTTCTCTAATCGAGCTTCTGTGAGCCCCCATCGCCACACTCCCGCCGAAACTGATGTTCCAGTTTGTGAGGGTGTACCCAACACTGGCACCCCTATCATGGAGATACTCGGCCAGCTGGAAGAAAGTAACTCCAGCGTCAACAAGTACGGACCCATGGGGGGCCCCCTCGGGAAGGCTGAAGTCGTAGATGCCGGCCACATTGGCAGttcggatgatgatggtcgAGTCGTCGCTGCATTGGGTATCGTACCACATGTGGCCCTTTCCTGCGGCGCGGACCAAGGACTTGGACTGGATGGCTGACTTGACGACGGATTGCATATCCTCGACGGAGGTGGCGTTGTGGACCCGGGAGACATTGTGGCAGGCTGGGGAGCCTGGGCCGTCAAAGGTGTTCCATACCAAGGCTGATGCGGTGCCCGagcagaggagaaggctgctcAGGCCCACAGCAAGGCCTGTGGGAATCATCGTTGCCGGGAAAGAAGGGATCTGAAACAGAGGACGGTAAACAAGCAATCACCTAGAGATCTGATAAGAGATCTAGGTTCAAGCCTGGTGGAGCTTTTCCCCGGATTTCGAGCCACCAAGAAGGCACACTCGCTTTatatcacccaccaccaccaccaccaccaccaccaccaccaccaccaccaccacaacaacaacaacaagctctcacccctcctcttgacTGACACGACGATGTCTCCTCGCTTCCACAAACAGtaacctcacctcccacctcctccaattCACCCTCCAACCAACCGCGGCTCCTCAACCGCTTCTCTCATCTCAACCTCTACAAAAGCCACATGTGATCCTGCCCGTCTTATTGGAGCGTAGCATCCCACTCGTCCACACCCATTCTCAGTACATACAAGATCTCCAAAACAACCCTATATGACCTGCAAAGGCACCGCAAGCGAATCCTCTACTCTATGaggtccttccttccccttggcTCGGTGGCTCGCTTGAATttgttcaccaccaacgacgTCGTTGGTCGTGATAGCCGCCAAGCCGGCGGGCTGGCCTCAAGGGGCAAATTGAACGAGCGAGCGATGTCACTCCCCGCGAATCACAAACGCCAGCGCCGGGCagccacaaaaaaaaaacgcgGGGAAATGCAGGGTATAGAGATGACCCAGTCGGGGTTTTTACCTTGCTGTCACGGTCATTTCTTGGAATGAGGACTTGAAATAAATCCAGGAATCAActggttggtgaagatgctGATCCAAACGGTCACCAAtcatgatggtggagagctgTGCTTGGTGTGCAATGAGCTTCGAATGGGAACAACCTCTGAGAAGCTAACAGCCACCTttcttcttgatcagggGTTCAGAGGAAGTATTCCAAATGTCTGGCTACGAGGTGGTTTTTTCCATCAATATCAGCAAATCgtcacctccttcttctccaaccgCAGCGGATCTAGAGCGAGGTCGTTATGTCGCCTGGCCCTCCAGTCTCTCCTCACATCGTCCATAGTGAAATCGAGTGTACTCGACCTCGGAGGAGGATCCATATCCCCTTCTTCATATGGTCGGGGAtatccaacaacctcaaagCTCTTGAAGAAAGGGAGCCCCGTTTCCTTCATAATGGCCCCATCAACGAATCCAACCCTCTGATAACATCCATCGTCCAATCTCTTCAGCAAAAGCCCAAATCGACAGTCAATAAAGCCGTGATCCAGCACATGCGGCACACGAATCAAGAGCATTGCTGCCAGCCCGTCTGTGTCAATTTGACTATCAGAAGATGGAAAATCCGTACCACCTTCTACCCATATACACCCGTTCCTCTCAGTCTGCAGTCGATATATCCCGTCTGTGACTTCGGATCGACTTGGTGCAAGCCCATACACATCATTCAACGGCGGTTCCTTCTCTTGCCTTGCTTTGATCTTGGTGACGGGCAACAGTGGCCCCCTCATCGTCAAAGTGCCTCCCGCTAACCTGCCAAAGGGATCATGATCCCTCAGTTCCAGAGAGTGGGAAACATACTCTGCCAACGGCTCAAAGTCAAGGACATTCGACTTCCAAGCAGCGCGCTTCTCATACCACTCATAGACAGGAAACTGAACCTGGCCCACAACCGAAGCCCAGGACCACGACGGGGCAACATGCTCCTTTGTCGATTCAAGCAGTCTTTCAGGGACAGCTCTGCACCAAAACAGCCCCTCCAGAACACCACTTTTCCACAGACCAGCCATATACTCACCCGGCATCTCCCTCATAGCCTCGTGATCATTCTTGCTCCTAATACGCACCACCTCCCTTGCCAACCCAGCCACAGCAGGAAACCGGTCCGTCGCTTTGGTGATATCCCGTGCAGTAAAATCCTGCACCATCCAGTACCAATCCACCCAGTTGTACCGACACCCTCCACTGGCCTCCCTGTCTGCCGGTCTCCACGTTCCCTTTGAAAAAACCGTCTTCTTGACGTTTGCCGTCTTAGCAAGCCGGCTAACATGATTCCGCTGCATGCTCAGAATATTCTTACCTACGgcctccccatcttca from Podospora pseudoanserina strain CBS 124.78 chromosome 1, whole genome shotgun sequence includes:
- a CDS encoding hypothetical protein (COG:V; EggNog:ENOG503NZBQ) gives rise to the protein MIPTGLAVGLSSLLLCSGTASALVWNTFDGPGSPACHNVSRVHNATSVEDMQSVVKSAIQSKSLVRAAGKGHMWYDTQCSDDSTIIIRTANVAGIYDFSLPEGAPHGSVLVDAGVTFFQLAEYLHDRGASVGYTLTNWNISFGGSVAMGAHRSSIREDSMVAAGVLAMDIIDGKGEIRKVKRNESDDDWLAASTSLGLLGIIARIKLKIYPDSKVYAKQNTFDEKEILEGDIYGMIAPYATANLWWWPYKRKFHQRYYDVVPANFTEQQGFQNTFSVTDLEAFAAKNLLNSGKYLPTSNMLMEAIFFGQWEKPNFREKTTNKAIDKWPVYGWNYDVLIGGLYPDQKAQWDYGLRAYTLELAFPVTMANAVLKRARGLFDEELKRGIIMTSTYRSGINIKFGRHYFDFLGQQTYNTSDGVDWSKGTIMFDFPSYRPSVGDEKRFNEPFYRKVANALIDEFPCRPHWTKNTREAFARSKKHLDPNYLARFKAVRQKFDPNGIYRNVIGEILEMY